The following coding sequences lie in one Pseudoalteromonas sp. Scap06 genomic window:
- a CDS encoding 3'-5' exonuclease: MVKQLITRYLKRRHLLAQSALKQRYLVIDLELTGLDPKQHEIVSVAWVLIDNQCIKNSQSQHIVNKEVKSLEQSPVFHGISTDSVAQGQSLQSILMSLSAHFSDCILVFHNAMLDWGFLKLAIKNAGIIQRPKLIIDTLQIEKKRLLQHASDIKLDDLTLNECRNRYDLPSYHCHHALTDAQATAELLLAQCHQIGAGKELKVGDLM, translated from the coding sequence ATGGTTAAGCAGCTTATTACGCGGTACTTAAAGCGTCGCCATTTGCTTGCGCAAAGTGCTTTAAAGCAACGTTATTTAGTGATTGATTTGGAATTAACAGGGCTTGATCCTAAACAACATGAAATTGTCTCGGTTGCTTGGGTACTGATTGATAATCAATGTATCAAGAATAGTCAATCGCAGCATATCGTTAATAAAGAGGTTAAAAGTCTAGAGCAAAGCCCTGTTTTTCACGGCATTAGTACTGACTCGGTGGCACAAGGGCAAAGTCTACAGAGTATTTTAATGTCTTTAAGTGCTCACTTTAGTGACTGCATTTTAGTATTTCATAATGCCATGCTCGACTGGGGCTTTTTAAAGTTAGCAATAAAAAATGCAGGGATCATCCAGCGGCCTAAGCTGATCATCGATACCTTACAAATAGAAAAAAAGCGCTTACTGCAACACGCAAGCGATATCAAATTAGATGATTTAACCTTAAATGAATGCCGTAATCGCTACGATTTACCAAGCTATCATTGCCATCATGCGCTTACCGATGCACAAGCCACTGCTGAGCTGTTATTAGCCCAATGCCATCAAATAGGCGCCGGTAAAGAACTTAAAGTAGGCGATCTAATGTAG
- a CDS encoding phosphoglycerate kinase yields MSVIKMADLDLNGKRVLIREDLNVPVKAGKVTSDARIRAALPTIKLALEKGAKVMVMSHLGRPTEGQYEDEFSLAPVVDYLNDALEQTVRLEKDYLNGVDVADSEVVVFENVRFNKGEKKDDEALSKQLAALCDVYVMDAFGTAHRAQASTHGVGLFADVACAGPLLSAELDALGKALDNPARPLVAIVGGSKVSTKLTVLDSLSKIVDQLVTGGGIANTFIAAAGHPVGKSLYEADLMDEANRLCVAAKANDGEIPVPTDVVVGNEFSESAVATLKDVSEVTSDDMIFDIGPDTANQLAKIIANAGTVVWNGPVGVFEFDQFGNGTRAIAKAIADSSAFSIAGGGDTLAAIDKYGISDKVSYISTGGGAFLEFLEGKKLPAVAMLESRAK; encoded by the coding sequence ATGTCGGTCATAAAAATGGCAGATTTAGATTTAAACGGCAAGCGTGTATTAATTCGTGAAGATTTAAATGTACCCGTTAAAGCAGGTAAAGTGACGTCAGACGCACGTATTCGTGCTGCACTACCTACTATCAAACTTGCGCTAGAAAAAGGTGCAAAAGTGATGGTTATGTCACACCTAGGCCGTCCTACGGAAGGGCAATACGAAGACGAATTTTCATTAGCACCCGTTGTTGATTACTTAAATGATGCACTTGAGCAAACTGTTCGCCTAGAAAAAGATTACTTAAACGGCGTTGATGTTGCAGATAGCGAAGTGGTTGTTTTTGAAAACGTACGTTTTAACAAAGGCGAGAAAAAAGACGACGAAGCCCTATCAAAGCAACTCGCTGCATTATGTGATGTTTACGTAATGGATGCCTTTGGTACTGCACATCGCGCACAAGCTTCAACCCATGGTGTGGGTCTGTTTGCTGATGTAGCGTGTGCTGGTCCATTATTATCGGCTGAACTAGACGCCCTAGGTAAAGCACTTGATAACCCAGCCCGTCCGTTAGTGGCGATTGTGGGTGGTTCTAAAGTATCCACTAAATTAACCGTACTTGATTCGTTATCTAAAATTGTTGATCAGCTTGTTACCGGCGGTGGTATTGCCAATACCTTTATTGCAGCTGCTGGTCATCCCGTAGGTAAGTCACTTTATGAGGCTGATTTAATGGATGAAGCAAATCGTTTATGCGTTGCAGCGAAAGCCAACGATGGCGAAATACCGGTACCCACAGATGTTGTTGTAGGTAATGAGTTTTCAGAGTCAGCTGTAGCCACACTTAAAGATGTAAGTGAAGTCACCAGCGACGATATGATTTTTGATATTGGCCCTGATACTGCTAATCAACTTGCAAAAATTATTGCTAATGCGGGCACTGTTGTATGGAATGGCCCAGTGGGTGTGTTTGAGTTTGATCAATTTGGTAATGGCACTCGCGCTATTGCAAAAGCGATTGCTGATTCAAGCGCATTTTCTATTGCTGGTGGTGGTGACACCCTAGCGGCAATTGATAAGTATGGCATTAGTGATAAAGTATCGTATATTTCTACTGGTGGTGGTGCGTTCTTAGAGTTTTTAGAAGGCAAAAAACTACCTGCAGTTGCAATGCTAGAATCACGCGCTAAATAA
- a CDS encoding SIMPL domain-containing protein, translating to MKLISAIFIILFPLITFANSSVPANRHIAVQGSAEVLVEPDMAQIIFEVKSIEDTLLEAKRDLDGRISVLFEELDKYDFGQGDVHISGLKSKVYTKVGTESGIALSDNYLALKTVKVTLKDIKKVDEFIDFAQRLQIDNIKKINGLSSKAMQLEAEATQLAIDNAKAKGNKLAQSFGAELGNVYSISANSSSSDYDASGVKHIVLSSHRNSMAARNNENPFTQQQYLGARISVKASINVVFDLKLK from the coding sequence ATGAAACTTATCAGCGCTATTTTTATTATCTTATTCCCTCTTATTACTTTTGCTAATTCAAGCGTGCCAGCTAATCGTCATATTGCAGTGCAGGGGTCTGCTGAGGTATTAGTTGAGCCAGATATGGCTCAAATTATATTTGAAGTAAAAAGCATTGAAGATACATTACTTGAGGCTAAGCGTGACCTTGATGGCCGGATCAGCGTGTTATTTGAAGAATTAGATAAATATGATTTTGGCCAAGGCGATGTTCATATATCGGGTTTAAAAAGCAAGGTATACACTAAGGTTGGTACAGAATCAGGGATTGCTTTAAGCGATAATTATTTAGCTCTGAAAACAGTTAAAGTCACATTGAAAGATATTAAAAAAGTCGATGAATTTATTGATTTTGCTCAACGCTTACAAATAGACAATATCAAAAAAATTAATGGTTTATCCTCCAAGGCCATGCAGTTAGAGGCAGAGGCAACACAACTAGCAATTGATAACGCAAAAGCGAAGGGAAATAAGCTCGCTCAGTCTTTTGGTGCTGAACTTGGCAACGTTTATAGTATTAGTGCAAATTCTAGTAGCTCAGATTACGACGCGAGCGGTGTTAAGCACATTGTTTTATCTAGCCACAGAAATAGCATGGCTGCTAGAAATAACGAGAACCCATTTACGCAGCAGCAATATTTAGGTGCAAGAATAAGCGTTAAAGCATCAATAAACGTGGTGTTTGATTTAAAACTAAAATAG
- the epd gene encoding erythrose-4-phosphate dehydrogenase, which produces MAIKLAINGFGRIGRNIVRALYESGLSDEIKIVAINELADPEAIAHLLKYDTSHGRFTFPVKLGEDTISVADDTIALFCEENPVELPWQTLDVDVVLECTGVYHSREHAQSHIAAGAKKVLFSHPADNDVDATIVYGINDDELKNEHTIVSNGSCTTNCVVPVIKVLDDAFGIESGAITTIHASMNDQQVIDAYHHDLRRTRAASQSIIPVDTKLARGIDRILPKFKGRFEAIAVRVPTINVTAMDLSVTVNTDVDLSAVNSALKAQAKDRLEGILSYTEEPLVSVDFNHDPHSCIIDGTQTRVSHKRLIKLLVWCDNEWGFANRMLDTARAMMAFK; this is translated from the coding sequence ATGGCAATCAAACTTGCAATTAATGGTTTTGGTCGTATTGGTCGAAATATTGTCCGTGCACTATACGAATCAGGCTTAAGCGACGAGATCAAAATTGTTGCAATTAACGAACTAGCCGACCCTGAAGCTATTGCCCATTTATTAAAATACGACACCTCTCATGGTCGTTTCACTTTTCCAGTTAAACTAGGTGAAGACACTATCAGCGTTGCTGATGACACCATTGCATTATTTTGTGAAGAAAATCCAGTTGAATTACCGTGGCAAACGCTAGATGTTGACGTGGTACTTGAATGTACTGGCGTGTACCACTCACGTGAGCATGCACAGTCACATATTGCCGCAGGTGCTAAAAAAGTGTTGTTTTCCCATCCTGCTGATAATGATGTAGATGCCACCATTGTGTATGGCATAAACGACGATGAGCTGAAAAACGAGCATACTATTGTCTCTAATGGTTCGTGTACCACCAACTGCGTTGTTCCTGTTATTAAAGTACTCGATGATGCCTTTGGTATTGAGTCTGGCGCTATTACAACTATTCATGCGTCAATGAACGATCAGCAAGTGATTGATGCGTATCACCATGATTTACGCCGAACTCGTGCCGCCAGCCAATCTATTATTCCGGTAGACACAAAATTAGCCCGTGGTATCGACCGTATTTTACCTAAATTTAAAGGCCGCTTTGAGGCTATTGCCGTTCGTGTACCGACTATTAATGTGACCGCCATGGATTTAAGTGTCACGGTAAATACCGATGTAGATTTAAGTGCGGTTAATAGTGCGCTTAAGGCACAAGCTAAAGATAGGCTTGAGGGTATTTTAAGTTACACCGAAGAGCCGCTGGTATCGGTTGATTTTAACCACGATCCCCATTCTTGTATTATAGATGGCACACAGACACGTGTTAGTCATAAACGGCTGATAAAATTACTAGTTTGGTGTGATAATGAGTGGGGGTTTGCGAATCGCATGCTTGATACCGCTCGTGCTATGATGGCATTTAAGTAA